The Anolis carolinensis isolate JA03-04 chromosome 2, rAnoCar3.1.pri, whole genome shotgun sequence genome has a window encoding:
- the LOC103281421 gene encoding zinc finger protein 850 isoform X2, with the protein MMENYGHTTSPGSPKPALISRLEDGGDPFDLGWMDRDGPAGGNEKEDVFLPEAARHEAGKEGLWSEPSVQRDRSKKGKKKPLTSQRIENSEIQDPPESHHQACPVCGKLFRFKSQFVIHWRVHSGEKPYKCTECGKSFGQLSCLNSHRKLHSGKPYQCPECGKSFIKRSALTIHERVHTGEKPYQCVACGKRFTANSALAVHRRKHTGDGHYPCAECGMSFAANCALRIHQRKHSGEKPHQCPECEMSLPNKKAFTRHQRTCRGEKPYKCMECGKSFRWSHNLRSHQRTHTGEKPHRCMFCGKGFIDSGSCIKHQRIHTGEKPYKCTECGKAFVSSGSCLKHERTHTGEKPYPCMECGRRFTQRESLYAHQRTHDGEKPFKCLECGKSFSQSSHLTLHQRTHAGEEPRQCKECGNGLCDCSTIHTGDQPYKCVECGMSCRKEECASHQRSHIGERPYQCVECGRSFNQCENLHAHQRTHTGEKPFKCLECGKGFNQSGNLTLHRRTHTGEKPYQCAECGKRFSNRSTLKMHERIHTGERPYKCTECGKSFSRGEILIVHQRTHTGEKPFKCTDCGKSFSRSGSLTVHQRVHTGEKPFKCLECGKGFNRSKKLAVHQKSHAGEKPCADCGTNAHLTGECTRRPKTFTGEKPYKCMECGKDFSERGLWLKHQRTHTGEKPYKCTECGKTFGDSESCAAHERTHTGEKLHECVECGRRFTQRGSLRLHQRTHTGEKPFKCMECGKSFSQSGNLTLHQRTHTGEKPFQCMECGKGFTNGSSLKVHQRTHTGEKPYKCQDCGKSFIDSGSCTRHQKTHSGEKPQKGSRLPGSHNSPAPVAPSDASLLLGTNGHDLQRAI; encoded by the coding sequence GAGGCAATGAGAAAGAAGACGTGTTTCTCCCAGAGGCAGCCAGGCACGAAGCAGGCAAAGAAGGATTGTGGAGTGAACCGAGTGTCCAAAGGGACCGAtccaagaaaggaaagaagaagccaTTGACTTCTCAGAGGATAGAGAATAGCGAAATCCAGGATCCTCCGGAAAGTCACCACCAAGCGTGTCCTGTCTGCGGGAAACTGTTCAGATTTAAATCTCAGTTTGTTATCCATTGGAGAGTCCActcaggggagaagccctacaaatgcacagaatgtgggaagagctttggCCAGCTCTCGTGCTTAAATTCGCACCGAAAGCTCCACTCGGGGAAGCCCTATCAATGcccggaatgtggaaagagcttcatcaAAAGGTCTGCCCTTACCATACACgaaagagtccacacaggagagaaaccctatcaATGTGTGGCATGTGGGAAGAGGTTCACGGCAAACTCTGCCCTTGCAGTACACCGAAGGAAACACACAGGAGACGGGCATTATCCGTGCGCGGAATGCGGAATGAGCTTCGCTGCTAACTGTGCCCTTAGGATACATCAGAGGAAACACTCAGGAGAGAAACCGCATCAGTGCCCCGAATGTGAAATGAGTCTCCCGAATAAGAAAGCCTTCACTCGGCACCAAAGGACTTGCCgaggggagaaaccctacaaatgcatggagtgtgggaagagcttcaggtGGTCCCATAATCTGCGTTCGCATCAGAGGActcacacgggggagaaacccCATAGGTGCATGTTTTGCGGCAAGGGGTTTATCGATAGCGGGTCGTGTATTAAAcaccaaaggatccacacaggggagaagccctataaatgtacGGAGTGTGGGAAGGCCTTTGTGAGCAGTGGGTCGTGTCTCAAACATGAAAGgacccacaccggggagaaaccctatccatgcatggaatgtgggaggAGGTTCACTCAGCGGGAAAGCCTGTAcgcacatcaaaggacccatgaCGGAGAGAAGCCGTTCAAATGCTtggagtgcgggaagagcttcagccAGAGCAGCCATCTGACTTTACACCAGAGAACCCACGCAGGAGAGGAACCACGTCAGTGCAAGGAGTGTGGAAATGGATTGTGCGATTGTAGTACAATCCATACAGGGGACCAACCTTATAAATGCGTGGAGTGTGGAATGAGCTGCAGAAAGGAGGAATGCGCTAGCCATCAGAGAAGCCACATCGGGGAGCGGCCATATCAATGCGTGGAATGTGGAAGGAGCTTCAATCAATGCGAAAATCTCCATGCGCATCAGAGgacccacaccggggagaagccattcaaatgcttggaatgtgggaAAGGCTTCAACCAGAGTGGGAACCTCACACTACACAGGAGAACCCACACCGGGGAAAAACCGTACCAGTGCGCGGAGTGTGGAAAGCGGTTCAGTAACCGCAGTACGTTGAAGATGCATGAAAGGATCCATACCGGGGAGCGGCCTTATAAATgcacggaatgtggaaagagcttcagtcggggCGAGATTCTGATCGTACACCAGAGgacccacaccggggagaaaccctttaaatgcaccgattgtgggaagagcttcagccgGAGCGGGAGCTTGACGGTGCATCAACgagtccacacaggggagaaaccgttCAAATGCTTGGAATGCGGAAAGGGCTtcaaccggagcaagaagctagCAGTGCACCAAAAAAGCCACGCAGGAGAGAAACCTTGCGCAGATTGTGGAACGAATGCCCATCTTACGGGAGAATGCACTCGCCGTCCGAAAACAttcacaggggagaaaccatacaaatgcatggaatgtggaaaggacTTCAGCGAACGCGGTTTGTGGCTCAAGCACCAAcgaactcacacaggggagaaaccctacaaatgtACGGAATGTGGGAAGACCTTCGGAGATAGCGAATCGTGTGCCGCGCATGAAAGaacgcacacaggggagaagctgcACGAGTGCGTGGAATGCGGAAGGAGGTTCACTCAGCGTGGAAGCCTCCGTttgcatcaaaggacccacacgggagagaagccctTCAAATGCAtggagtgcgggaagagcttcagccAGAGCGGCAACCTGACTTTGCACCAGAGgacccacaccggggagaagcccttCCAGTGCATGGAGTGCGGGAAAGGCTTCACCAATGGCAGCTCCTTGAAGGTGCACCagcggacccacacaggggagaagccttatAAGTGCCAGGACTGTGGGAAGAGTTTCATTGACAGCGGGTCATGCACTAGGCATCAAAAAACTCACTCGGGGGAGAAGCCGCAAAAGGGGTCCAGGTTGCCAGGATCACACAACTCCCCTGCCCCGGTGGCTCCGTCGGATGCCAGTTTGCTTCTGGGAACAAATGGTCATGACTTACAAAGAGCTATATGA